The Garra rufa chromosome 8, GarRuf1.0, whole genome shotgun sequence genome has a segment encoding these proteins:
- the LOC141340759 gene encoding probable G-protein coupled receptor 82, whose translation MANDSHTKLCQTSATNVFLPIVYTIMSITGLLGNANSLWVFIRKISNKTSTHIYMINLGISNFLLCLTMPFQATYYSLGTKWHQKDTMCQIAINGLTPMIHINICIGVMILSWVALSRFASLIQHSHADRPSRWLKVLPGAFLCRKRHAKLAYALCLVTWAIVAISVLSFVVLYSVREAKSGEDRNEACYSVAVEVGGEGSHVFGLVAVSLFFVFFLLVLSAYIAVIRHIWRSRRSAVISDSQRVYARVFRNIVVIMVVLVVCLLPHHIYKAIFVHIVNEQSWSTLPPTDTCHPLSMYVEVKSILLCLATLRCCTDPIMYFLLDKTFRNHALSLLRLRTSANDSQSLKSNVGQLSQATSACL comes from the coding sequence ATGGCAAACGATTCACATACGAAACTATGCCAAACGTCTGCTACAAATGTATTTCTGCCCATTGTCTACACCATTATGTCTATCACTGGCCTGCTAGGGAATGCTAATTCTCTTTGGGTGTTCATACGCAAAATTTCCAACAAAACATCTACTCACATATACATGATAAATCTAGGGATCTCCAACTTTTTGCTCTGCCTCACCATGCCATTCCAAGCCACATACTACTCACTTGGGACCAAATGGCACCAGAAGGACACCATGTGCCAAATTGCGATAAATGGTCTAACTCCGATGATCCACATCAACATCTGCATTGGCGTGATGATATTGAGCTGGGTGGCGCTCAGTCGCTTCGCCTCGCTGATTCAACACTCCCATGCTGACCGTCCAAGCCGGTGGCTCAAAGTTCTACCAGGTGCCTTCCTCTGTCGAAAACGACATGCGAAACTAGCCTATGCGCTGTGCCTGGTGACATGGGCTATTGTAGCCATATCGGTCTTATCCTTTGTGGTGCTTTACTCGGTCAGAGAGGCTAAGAGTGGAGAGGACAGGAATGAAGCTTGTTACAGTGTAGCAGTGGAGGTTGGTGGTGAAGGATCTCATGTCTTCGGATTAGTGGCCGTTTCACTGTTCTTCGTCTTCTTCCTGTTGGTCTTAAGCGCTTACATTGCAGTGATCAGGCACATTTGGAGGTCTAGGAGAAGCGCGGTCATCTCAGACAGCCAGCGAGTCTATGCAAGGGTGTTTCGGAATATTGTCGTCATTATGGTGGTGCTGGTGGTGTGTCTCCTGCCGCACCACATCTATAAAGCCATCTTCGTTCATATCGTCAATGAACAGTCTTGGTCTACATTACCACCAACAGACACTTGCCATCCTCTGTCCATGTATGTGGAGGTGAAGAGCATCCTGCTCTGTTTAGCAACTCTGAGATGTTGTACAGACCCCATCATGTACTTTCTACTGGACAAGACGTTTCGTAATCATGCGCTTAGCTTGCTGAGATTACGCACTagtgcaaatgacagtcagtcgTTGAAGTCTAACGTGGGACAGTTATCTCAGGCAACAAGTGCGTGTCTTTAG